One Rhododendron vialii isolate Sample 1 chromosome 2a, ASM3025357v1 genomic region harbors:
- the LOC131317250 gene encoding GDSL esterase/lipase At4g10955-like, with the protein MATRYRSFNPSGPLYLTAVDWRNPDHRRSAAASLVQGVYSQEHDRQGHQALAPPWWDFFNFRLFRVLVDNDDRSIFGAIYEFKSPPPSGHHNPLHIPPRYVVAFRGTMTGWETMSQDLTLDLKVIRNTLEDFNPPFISVPIEMMTKTEILKKGIRILRSVTTAGVTTALNTLRQRPQTGDWFAALSRWIPYLFVNLSDPISAEYVGYFKHREWMEANGAGAIERISTRNTISGAIESLHLLPSAYVTIYGSPVQGLGQAHGLDQWWNPNIQCWSKLHRLIGN; encoded by the exons ATGGCCACCCGATACAGAAGTTTCAACCCCTCAGGGCCATTGTACCTGACCGCTGTTGATTG GAGAAACCCAGACCACCGTAGATCCGCTGCTGCTAGCTTGGTTCAGGGAGTGTACAGTCAAGAACATGACCGCCAAGGCCATCAAGCACTTGCTCCTCCCTGGTGGGACTTCTTCAATTTTCGGTTATTCCGCGTGTTGGTTGACAACGATGATCGCTCGATCTTTGGTGCCATTTACGAGTTCAAATCCCCACCTCCCAGCGGTCACCACAATCCACTCCACATCCCTCCAAGATACGTGGTTGCCTTCCGTGGCACGATGACCGGATGGGAGACCATGTCACAGGACCTCACGTTGGATCTCAAGGTCATTCGGAATACGCTGGAAGACTTCAACCCTCCGTTCATATCCGTCCCAATAGAGATGATGACCAAAACCGAAATATTGAAGAAGGGGATTCGGATCTTGCGCAGTGTTACGACAGCTGGAGTTACAACTGCTCTAAACACTCTACGTCAAAGGCCTCAAACAGGTGACTGGTTTGCTGCATTATCGCGGTGGATTCCGTACCTTTTTGTGAATCTGTCCGATCCTATTTCTGCAGAGTATGTTGGGTATTTTAAACACAGGGAGTGGATGGAGGCGAATGGAGCCGGAGCTATTGAAAGGATTTCTACAAGGAATACAATATCAGGTGCAATTGAATCATTGCATCTCCTTCCTTCAGCGTATGTGACTATTTATGGGAGCCCCGTTCAGGGTCTTGGGCAGGCGCATGGGCTAGACCAATGGTGGAATCCGAATATTCAATGCTGGTCCAAGCTTCACCGGCTGATAGGTAATTGA